CGCCGACCGGCCGGGCTCCGGGATCGCCCTCCCCGGGCTGATCGACCTGCTGCTCGTGTACCTCGTCCGGGCCTGGCTGGACGGGGAGGCGGACGAATCCCACGCAGGCGGCCGCTGGCCGGCCGCGCTGCGCGATCCGGCGGTGGCCTCGGCGCTGCGCGCGATGCACGAGCACCCGGCCCGGCCGTGGACGAACGAGCGCCTGGCCGCCGGGGCGGGCGTGTCGCGGGCCACCCTGACGCGCCGGTTCACGGCGCTTCTGGGCCGGCCGCCGATGGCGTACCTGACCTGGTGGCGGCTGACCCGGGCGGCGACGCTGCTGCGTGACACCGAGGACTCCCTCAACTCCGTCGCGCGTCAGGTCGGCTACAGCTCGCCGTACGCCCTGTCGCACGCGTTCACCCGGCTCTTCGGCACCACGCCGGGCCGATACCGGCGCGCAGCGGATCAGGCGGCAGCCGGGGCCGAGGGCTCGGTGAGGGCGAGCGGTTAGGAGGTACCGGGGCGGCCGTCGGGGACGACGCCCTCGGCGCGGGCGGGGAACGGGGGTGAGGGCCACGTCACTGCTCCGGTGGTCCAGGGACAGGCGGACGCCATGCTCGCGTATCTGAAGGACACGTTCGACGCCTTGCGCGCCGAGGGCGTCCAGCACCCCCGCATGGTGAGTGTCGGCCCGCAGTGCCGGATCACTGGCAGGCGCGGCCGCTTTCGCGCTCTCGACGAGTTCTCGCGGGACGTCGCGCAGCGTGGCGGGGCATGGGTCGCCACGCGCGCCGAGCAGCCGGGTCCAGGTAGCGACGCCGGCTCAAGGACGAGCACCTGGCCGCCGCCGTCCCCCCTCGCCACAGGGCAGCCTGCGCGGGCACCGGCGTCTGGGACGAGCGGTACGGATGGCGCACCGCGACCAGCCACTGCCACCCGATCGGCAAGAACACGGGCGCCGCGCCAGAGGGCGAAGGCACCGCTACATCGATTACGGGCGGTGGCCACGACGGCCCCCGCCAGGAACTCTCCGTACCAGCGGAATATAGGATTCCGCAGATGCGCGAAATCGACCTGTTCAACTCCATGCCCTCCGGCGGCGACCTCGGTCGGTTCCAGGCGGCTTCGGGGGCCCGTGCCGGCTCTCCGGCGGGTCTCATGCCGCGCTGCGCCGCAACTGCCATCGATCTGGTCATCGGTGTCGCGGTGATTCTCGTTCCGCTGGTCGGCCTCGACCGGATTCTCACGGCCGCCGGTGTCGCCGACGGTGAAGCCGGTGTGATCTGGCTCGCGACCGCCGCCCTCTGGGTAGCGGCCTTCTTCCTGCTCTACTCCCCGCTGAGCGTGTCGCGCTGGGGCGCGACTCCCGGCAAGCGGGCCCTGCGCCTCGAAGTGGTGCGCTTCGAGACCGGCGAGCGTATCGGTTACGGCTCGGCGTTCGCCCGGCACCTTACGAACCTCGCGGTGACCGGCATCCCGGTGCTGTGTGTCGCCAACCTCTCGGCGATCAACCTCAGCAAGGACCGCCGTGGCATGCACGACAAGGCTGCGGGCAGCGCGGTGATCCACCGCCGGTGACGGCGCAGCCAGGGCAAACGGCGACGCCGGGGATCGGCGAGAAGGCGGCCCGGTAGAGGCGGACCACCAGGCCGGCGCGGACACAGCTCGACCAGTACCTGCTGCCACGCGACGTCGACGTGCGACAGGACCGTGCCTGGCTTCTGCGTCGACGCGTCGGCTGCCCCTCCTGCCCCGCGCTCGGGCCCGGCGCAGCGCGGGCCCCTCATCCGGGCGGCCGGAGCGCATATGTGAGCAGGGCTGCGCCGTTTCCCGGTCGGGGGCGGGCAGGCCGGGGGCATGGTCGTGATGCGCTGCAGGCGGTTGGTCTCGCGTGAAGCGGTGTGGATGGTTCAGCCGGGCGCGCCGTCCTGATCGGGTGGTTCGGCAGCGTGGCGGAGGTGCGGGCGTCGTCTCCTGGTATGTCATGAGTGCATGATCGAACCGTCTGCTGCCGCACGACTTCGCCGGATCGCTCGTCGACGGGCCGCTGGGGACGATGGACGGCGCCGGAGCAGCTCGATCGGGCCGGGCCGTGACGGGGGTAGCAGCCGGTTGACGTGGTGGGCGCTGGCGGCGGCCATGCTGCCGGGGCTGGCTGCGCTGGTCGCGTTGGTGTTCACGTGGCTGTCGGTCGGTCAGACGAACAAGGATCTGCAGATCTCCGAGCAGGGACAGATCACCAACCGGTTCAACGCCGCTATCACCAATCTGGGGTCGGCGTCGTTGGACGTGCGTCTGGGGGGTGTCTACGCGCTGCAGCGCATCATGCAGGACTCTCCTCGAGATCAGCCCACTGTGGTGTCGGTGTTGTCCGCGTTCGTGCGTCAGCACGCTTCCGTTCCGGTCAGTGGCTTCAGACCGGCAGGGGAGTACCGACCTGCGACCGACGTTGCGGCTGTGGTTTCGGTGCTGGGCGATCGGCCTGCCGGCCGGGAGGTGAGCCAGGACGGGAAGCCGCTGTACCGGGTCGATCTGAGCGGCGCTGATCTCGGCGGCCTGGAGCGTGAGGTGGGGCTCACGGAAGGCGGCGTGCCCAGACGCGTCAACTTCCGCTTCGCGGACTTCACCGGGGCGGACCTCCGGGACGCGGGCCTTGAGAATTTCGACCTCTCGGGCGCGTCCCTCGACCACGCGAACATGGCTGGCGTGAAGCTGCCGAACGCGGACCTGCGGCGTGCATTCCTCGGGGGCGCGAACTTGACCGACGCGCTTCTGGGTGCGGCCGACTTGACCGGCGCGGACCTCGACGGAGCGAACCTTCACAACGCGCACCTGAGCAGGGCCGAGGAGGCCAGCGAGACCAGTGCTGCCGACTCGAGCGCCGACTTGACCGGTGCGCACCTGATCGGGGCTGACCTCAGCGCTGCGGATCTGCGCGGCGTGCTCCTGATCGGAGCGGACTTGACTGGCGCGGACCTGGCCGGCGCCGACCTGCGCGGCGCGAACCTGACCGGTGCTGACCTGAGCAACGCGGACTTGACCGGTGCGAAGCTGGCGGGCGCAGAACTCTCGGGCGCGATCCTCCGAGGCGCACGCGGAGTGCCTCCTGGCAGTAGTGGCGGCTCGCCGTGATCCTCCGGCCGCCCGTGCCGACAGCCCGCACACGACGATCCGTGGCTATGGGTGGAGCGGGATGGACCGATTGGGCGGCTCGGTCCGTCGCCCGAGCGGACGGACCGAGCGGGAGCACCCATGGCCCGCAGCCGGACGGGACGGATCGAGCGGGAGCACCACGGCCCCGCAGCCCGAGGGCAGGGCGGCCGGGCCGTGGGTGCTCCCGTCGGCTTCAGACGAGGTCCGTGGCGGGTTCGGTCGCGTAGCGGCTCATCGCGTCGAGATTGGCCTGTGGCGTCAGCGGCCTGCAGCGTGGAGTTACGTACCTTGCGCTACTTCGTCGCGGTCGCCGAGGAGCTCCACTTCGGCAGAGCCGCCACCCGACTGCACATGAGCCAACCGCCGCTGAGCCGGGCGATCAAGCGGTTGGAGGCCGACGTCGGTGCCCCGCTGTTCGTCCGCTCGCCCGCCGGCGTCACGCTCACACCGGTGGGTACGGTTCTTCTCGACGAAGCACGGGACCTGCTCGACCACGCCGACCGCGTCGGTGTACGGGTGAGCGCGGCGGCCGGTACCGCGATCATCACCGTCGGCATCCTGGGCGACGGTACCGACCCGGGAGTGGCGCGGCTGGCCGCCGCCTTCCGCCGAAGCCACCCGGGCATCGACATCCGCGTCCGAGACACCGATCTGACCGACCCCACCTGCGGGCTGCGTACCGGACTCGTCGACGTCGCCTTGACCCGGGCACCGTTCGACGAGACTGCCCTGACGGTGCGTGTGCTGCAGACCGATCCGGTCGGGGTGGTCCTGCGCGCCGACGATCCGCTGGCCAGCCGCGACCGGCTGAGCCTGGCCGATCTGGGTGGGCGCCGCTGGTTCCGGTTCCCACAGGGCACCGACCCCATCTGGCAGTCGTACTGGAACGGCGGCGAGCGGCGCGAGGGCCCGGTGGTCCGTGCCGTCCAGGAATGCCTGCAGGCCGTGGTGTGGAACGGCACGGTCGGCCTGGCCCCGCTCGGGCACGACCTGCCCGCGGAGCTGGCCTTGGTGCCTTTGGTCGACATGGCGCCGAGCAGAGTGGTGGTGGCGTGGAACGAAGGCAGCACCAACCCGTTGATCCGGTCCTTCGTCGAGATCGCAACAGCCGCGTACCGCCCCTGAGCACCAGGAGCAGGCGCTGGCGCAGATGGTGAGACGGTTCGTCTTGCTATGGTCGAGACATGGGTTCGCATTACGACTTCCGCTGATTCAGGGCGTCACGTTCCGGTCAGACCGCACTCCGATGAGCTGCGGCGGCCCGGCGTTCCTTCCGCCCCCCTGTTCGAACCCACCCAGGGAAACGAATCATGCACGCACGCGCCCAACTGGCGATGAAAGACGTCTCCAAAGCCTTTGGTGACCGCTCCGTCCTGGACCAGGTCACCCTCACGGTCCGCCCCGGCGAACGGGCGGGGGTGATCGGCGAGAACGGCTCCGGCAAGTCCACCTTCCTGCGCCTGCTGGCCGGCCTGGAGCAGCCCGACACCGGCGAGGTCACCGTCGCGTTCCCCGGCGGCACCGGCCACCTCGCCCAGACCCTTGACCTCGACCCCGCCCTCACCGTCCAGGACGCCGTCGACGAGGCGCTCGCCGACCTGCGCGAACTGGAGCGGCTCCTGCACGAGGCCGAAGGGAACCTGACCGATGCGGCCGCCCTCGATGCGTACGGCGAGTTGCTCACCGCGTTCGAGGAACGCGGCGGCTACGAGGCCGACGCGCGCGTGACGGCCGCTATGTACGGGCTGGGCCTGGCCCACGTCACCGCGGACCGGGTGCTGGGCACCTTGTCGGGCGGGGAACGTTCCCGCCTGGCGCTGGCCTGCATACTGGCCGCGCAGCCTGAGTTGTTGCTGCTGGACGAGCCGACCAACCACCTCGACCGCGACGCCGTCGACTGGCTGGCCGGGCAGCTGCGCGCCCACCGCGGCACCCTGGTCGCCGTCACCCACGACCGCGACTTCCTCGAGCGGGTGACGACCGTGATCCTGGAGGTCGACCGCGACACCCGCTCGATCACCCGCTACGGCGACGGCTGGTCCGGCTACCGCACTGCCAAGGCCGCCGCCCGGGCACGCTGGGAGCAGCGCCATCAGGAGTGGCTGACCGAGCTGGCTCAGACGGAGAGGCTCGTCGCTTCCGCGGGCGAGCGGCTGGCCGCGAGCGGCAAGGACCCGGGGGAGGGCTTCGGCAAGCACCGTCGTTCCCACGAGGCCAAGCTCGGCGGTCAGGTGCGTGCGGCCCGGCAGCAGTTGTGGAAGCTGCAGCAGTCGCCCGTGCCCGCCCCGCCTAAGCCGCTGCGCTTCACCGCGGCTCTGAAGACCGCAGGTCCCGAGGCCGATCCCGTTCTGCTGGCCGGTGTCACCGTCGGAGGCCGACTTCACGTCGAGGACCTGGCCGTCGCTCCGGGCGGGCGACTGCTCGTCACCGGCCCCAACGGAGCGGGCAAGACCACCCTGCTGCGCGTACTGGCCGGTGACCTGGAGCCCGGCACCGGCAGCACGAGGCTCTCGGCCCGCATCGGCTACCTGCCGCAGGAGCTGCCCGCGGCACCCATTCGGCTCCCACTGCTCGATGCCTTCGCGGCCGGCCGGCCCGGCCCGGCCGAGGAGCACGCCGAGGAGCTGCTGGCCCTCGGTCTCTTCCGCGAGGACGACCTGGCAGTCCCCGTGCTCGCGCTCTCCGTGGGGCAGCAACGACGCCTGGCACTGGCCCGGCTCGTGACACGCCCGGTGGACCTTTTGGTCCTGGACGAGCCGACCAACCACGTGGCGCTGTCCCTGGTCGAGGAGCTGGAGCAGGCCCTGGCCCACTACCCGGGTACCGTCGTCGCGGTCTCGCACGACCCCGGCTTCCGCGCCGGTTTCGCCGGGGAGGAACTGCGCCTGCAGGCAGGCCGAATCCAGTAGTACCGCGACAGTGTGGGGAGCCCGGTGGCGATGTCGATTATCGCCACCGGCACCATCGCACGCTCGACGGCGGGTGACCGGTCGCCGTGGCGGCGCACGCCGGAGGCGAGGACTCGCTGAGCGGCGACGTGGTGTTCTTGGCCTCGGGCGTATCCGCTCTCGAGGCCAAGAACGACACCCGAGCGTGGTTCGTTCGGTCGCGGCCAGAACTGAGCGACCGAGGATGCCGAGCCGCCGTGAGCACCATGATCCGCGCGCGGGCAGCGGTTTGGCGGGCTTCCAGTACTCAAGCCGTGCGGACTTCCAGTACTCCAGCCGTACATCGTGACCTGGCGCAGCGTCATCGAGGTTGCATCGGCTGGCGAGGGTGAGACGACGGCCGGGGGCACCGGCATGTGTCGGGTCTACTGATTGCCCAGCGGATGCCCCAGTCGGGTCGACCTCACGGCCGGGTGTGTCGCTCGGCGGCGTCGAACGCGGGCGCGAGCGGGGCCAGGGTCGCGCGGAGCTGGTCGGGCAGTGAGCCGGAGGGCACGACGAGTCCTCCGGCGCCGAAACTCCCGGCGGCCCCTGCGGTCCCGGCCGGTCGGAGCCAGCTTTCCAATGCGATGCGCACTGCCGCGGCCACGCTCGCTGCGAGAACGCGGGCTGTGTGCGTTCCGGCGTCACCCAGGCGCTCGGCGAGCACCGCCGTGAGAGAGGGCTCGATGCCGGCGGTGGCATCGAGGAACGCGTCGCGAAGCGCGGTGTGGGTGGTGATCAGCAGTAGCGCCTGCTGTTCGCGCTCACCGCTGGTGTTCGTGTACTGCTCGACCACAGCTTCGGTGACGGCGTCAGCCAGCCGCACACCTGCAGGCCGGGCCGCGACCGCGGCCGCGATCCGCGCCTCGCGGTCCGCGGTGACAGCGGAGACGATCGCCTGCTCGCGGCTGGCGAAGTAGTTGTTGTAGGTGCGCGGCGAGACCCCGGCCGCCTCGGCGATGTCCTCGACCCGCACCTGGTCCGGTCCGCGCTCAACGGCCAGACGCAAGGCCGCCTCGCGCAGCGCCTCGCGTGTTGCTTGCTTCTTCCGCTCGCGCAGCCCTGGTGGTGTCGTCACAGTGTCAGCGTTCCATACAAGAGTGCGTGCACGCAAACTTGCGTGCACGCAAGTTTGCTGTCAGCCTCGTCCCGACCTAGACCGACAGAGGGGACGTCACCATGCGGGCAAGAGGAATGACCTACGACACCGGATTCGTCGTGCACGGCCAGATATCGCGCGACGACTTCGACCCCGAGGTGGTCCGGCGTGAGCTCGCCATCATCCGCGACGACCTGCACTGCAACGCGGTCCAGATCATCGGCGGCGACCCGGACCGACTGGAGCTGGCGGCCGGTGCCGCCGCCGAGCTCGGCCTGGAGGTCTGGTTCTCGCCCTATCCGCTGGAGCTGGATCCGGAGCAGATCCTCACGCTCTTCCGGGACTGCGCCGAGCGAGCGGAACGGCTCCGGCAGCAGGGGGCCACGGTCGTGTTCGTCGCGGGGGTCGAGCTGAGCGTGATGAACCCTGGGTTCCTGCCCGGAAAGAGCCCGGAGGAGCGGGTCGAGCAGCTGATGAGCCAACCTGAGCGGAGGGCCGACGCGATGCGCGAGCTCGGCTTGCGCATCAACGCATTCCTCGGCGACGCCGCGGCCGCGGTTCGAGAGCGCTTCCAGGGCAAACTCACGTACGCATCCATCCAGTTCGAGCAGATC
This sequence is a window from Streptomyces sp. HUAS YS2. Protein-coding genes within it:
- a CDS encoding RDD family protein, producing the protein MREIDLFNSMPSGGDLGRFQAASGARAGSPAGLMPRCAATAIDLVIGVAVILVPLVGLDRILTAAGVADGEAGVIWLATAALWVAAFFLLYSPLSVSRWGATPGKRALRLEVVRFETGERIGYGSAFARHLTNLAVTGIPVLCVANLSAINLSKDRRGMHDKAAGSAVIHRR
- a CDS encoding pentapeptide repeat-containing protein, whose product is MLPGLAALVALVFTWLSVGQTNKDLQISEQGQITNRFNAAITNLGSASLDVRLGGVYALQRIMQDSPRDQPTVVSVLSAFVRQHASVPVSGFRPAGEYRPATDVAAVVSVLGDRPAGREVSQDGKPLYRVDLSGADLGGLEREVGLTEGGVPRRVNFRFADFTGADLRDAGLENFDLSGASLDHANMAGVKLPNADLRRAFLGGANLTDALLGAADLTGADLDGANLHNAHLSRAEEASETSAADSSADLTGAHLIGADLSAADLRGVLLIGADLTGADLAGADLRGANLTGADLSNADLTGAKLAGAELSGAILRGARGVPPGSSGGSP
- a CDS encoding LysR substrate-binding domain-containing protein — translated: MRYFVAVAEELHFGRAATRLHMSQPPLSRAIKRLEADVGAPLFVRSPAGVTLTPVGTVLLDEARDLLDHADRVGVRVSAAAGTAIITVGILGDGTDPGVARLAAAFRRSHPGIDIRVRDTDLTDPTCGLRTGLVDVALTRAPFDETALTVRVLQTDPVGVVLRADDPLASRDRLSLADLGGRRWFRFPQGTDPIWQSYWNGGERREGPVVRAVQECLQAVVWNGTVGLAPLGHDLPAELALVPLVDMAPSRVVVAWNEGSTNPLIRSFVEIATAAYRP
- the abc-f gene encoding ribosomal protection-like ABC-F family protein, encoding MHARAQLAMKDVSKAFGDRSVLDQVTLTVRPGERAGVIGENGSGKSTFLRLLAGLEQPDTGEVTVAFPGGTGHLAQTLDLDPALTVQDAVDEALADLRELERLLHEAEGNLTDAAALDAYGELLTAFEERGGYEADARVTAAMYGLGLAHVTADRVLGTLSGGERSRLALACILAAQPELLLLDEPTNHLDRDAVDWLAGQLRAHRGTLVAVTHDRDFLERVTTVILEVDRDTRSITRYGDGWSGYRTAKAAARARWEQRHQEWLTELAQTERLVASAGERLAASGKDPGEGFGKHRRSHEAKLGGQVRAARQQLWKLQQSPVPAPPKPLRFTAALKTAGPEADPVLLAGVTVGGRLHVEDLAVAPGGRLLVTGPNGAGKTTLLRVLAGDLEPGTGSTRLSARIGYLPQELPAAPIRLPLLDAFAAGRPGPAEEHAEELLALGLFREDDLAVPVLALSVGQQRRLALARLVTRPVDLLVLDEPTNHVALSLVEELEQALAHYPGTVVAVSHDPGFRAGFAGEELRLQAGRIQ
- a CDS encoding helix-turn-helix domain-containing protein, yielding MTTPPGLRERKKQATREALREAALRLAVERGPDQVRVEDIAEAAGVSPRTYNNYFASREQAIVSAVTADREARIAAAVAARPAGVRLADAVTEAVVEQYTNTSGEREQQALLLITTHTALRDAFLDATAGIEPSLTAVLAERLGDAGTHTARVLAASVAAAVRIALESWLRPAGTAGAAGSFGAGGLVVPSGSLPDQLRATLAPLAPAFDAAERHTRP